A genomic segment from Orrella daihaiensis encodes:
- a CDS encoding YeeE/YedE thiosulfate transporter family protein, with translation MKRLPLAALMVAFFILLLWAVSVRQALLFVIGIGMGAALAGARFGFTTGWRALIEHKDPRGVTGQLVLLALAAILAMPLLANYTELTAALGPPSLSLILGAFVFGLTMQIADGCGSGTLYKAGLGIPLNMGILPLFAAGSFLGSVHIGDWLSLGQTAPVGLVNSLGLEKALAVTLLGLLAILITVRLWVGKHRTWFDAKWLWGALALALLATLNLVVAGQPWGVVYGFGLWAAKIAQSANLFDPTGNFFWGQDSNAQILAQSVLLDVTSITNIGILAGALWISAKSSGNETPLTRQQWLIGLLAGFLMGYSSRLAFGCNIGAMLSGVSTGSLHGWIWIPLAFAGTLIGVRLRRYYGF, from the coding sequence ATGAAACGACTGCCTTTGGCGGCCTTGATGGTCGCCTTTTTCATCCTGTTATTGTGGGCTGTGTCGGTACGTCAGGCTTTGTTATTTGTCATCGGCATTGGCATGGGCGCAGCCTTAGCCGGTGCACGATTTGGATTTACCACTGGCTGGCGTGCACTCATTGAACACAAAGACCCACGTGGTGTCACGGGTCAATTGGTATTGCTCGCGCTCGCAGCGATTTTAGCGATGCCTCTACTGGCTAACTACACCGAATTGACCGCCGCCCTAGGCCCTCCGAGCTTAAGCCTGATCTTGGGAGCCTTTGTATTTGGCTTGACGATGCAGATTGCCGATGGCTGCGGCTCGGGCACCTTATATAAAGCAGGTCTCGGTATTCCTTTGAATATGGGTATCTTGCCACTGTTTGCTGCCGGTAGCTTTCTGGGGTCAGTGCACATTGGTGACTGGCTATCGCTTGGACAAACTGCACCAGTGGGACTGGTCAATTCACTTGGCCTGGAAAAGGCACTGGCTGTGACACTGCTGGGATTGCTCGCGATACTGATCACAGTGCGCTTATGGGTTGGCAAACACAGAACTTGGTTTGACGCTAAATGGCTTTGGGGTGCCCTAGCGTTAGCATTGCTAGCCACCTTGAACCTGGTGGTGGCTGGCCAACCCTGGGGCGTGGTTTACGGGTTTGGGCTTTGGGCCGCCAAGATAGCTCAATCAGCAAACCTGTTCGACCCAACTGGAAACTTTTTCTGGGGCCAAGACAGCAATGCCCAAATTCTCGCGCAATCCGTTTTGCTGGATGTGACCTCAATCACCAATATCGGCATTCTGGCAGGCGCCCTCTGGATTTCCGCCAAATCATCGGGCAACGAGACGCCCTTGACACGTCAACAATGGCTGATTGGCCTGCTGGCAGGCTTTCTGATGGGTTATAGCTCACGACTCGCGTTTGGCTGCAATATAGGCGCGATGCTAAGCGGTGTGTCGACAGGCAGCCTGCATGGCTGGATCTGGATCCCTTTGGCCTTTGCTGGCACGTTGATTGGCGTGCGTTTGCGACGTTATTACGGATTCTAG
- a CDS encoding alpha/beta fold hydrolase — protein MPLPDQHFELGELELALGDSLPNARLAYVTLGTLNSRGDNAILVLHGYTSSHRFVLEDDPDNAEGSWGPLIGPGKAIDTNRYFVIAPNALGSSYGSTGPGDINERTGKRWGPEFPALTFEDQTNAQQALLAWLGVQQLHAVMGLSMGGFGAFQWAVQYPEKLRKVIPVLTAPWGSLNQAASHQAVTAVLESSAAWHNGWYYEHLSQMQDTLEGIRIKTLERYGVPAWLESELHDAIKVQARLHDMARHWAAKFDANAMLALRAMINRFDVRARLTEAHAELLYVLCRTDSLFPPSIVSETLDQWPKSAGTAKYVEIDSDYGHFASSLDWHKWAGALKQFLDH, from the coding sequence ATGCCATTACCTGACCAGCACTTTGAGCTCGGTGAGCTCGAACTAGCGCTTGGCGATTCGTTGCCAAATGCCCGTTTAGCCTATGTCACCCTAGGGACACTGAATTCGCGCGGTGATAATGCCATACTTGTTTTACACGGCTACACCTCTAGTCATCGCTTCGTTCTAGAGGATGATCCCGACAACGCTGAGGGTAGCTGGGGACCACTCATCGGACCTGGCAAAGCAATAGACACTAACCGATATTTTGTCATTGCGCCCAATGCCTTGGGCTCGAGCTATGGCAGCACAGGTCCGGGCGATATCAACGAACGAACAGGCAAGCGATGGGGGCCTGAGTTTCCTGCGTTGACATTTGAAGACCAGACAAATGCACAGCAGGCCTTACTGGCCTGGCTCGGTGTGCAACAGTTGCATGCCGTCATGGGTTTATCGATGGGTGGGTTTGGAGCGTTCCAGTGGGCTGTTCAATACCCAGAGAAGTTACGTAAGGTCATCCCTGTGCTGACAGCACCCTGGGGCTCTTTGAATCAGGCTGCGAGTCATCAAGCAGTGACAGCGGTCCTAGAGTCAAGCGCAGCCTGGCACAATGGTTGGTACTACGAACATTTGTCTCAAATGCAGGACACGCTTGAGGGCATTCGTATCAAAACCTTGGAAAGGTACGGCGTACCGGCTTGGCTCGAGAGTGAACTGCACGATGCCATCAAAGTGCAGGCCAGGCTACACGATATGGCCAGACACTGGGCAGCAAAATTTGATGCCAATGCCATGCTCGCGCTCAGGGCGATGATCAACCGGTTCGATGTACGGGCACGACTCACGGAGGCTCACGCCGAACTTCTATACGTTTTGTGTCGCACCGACAGCTTATTCCCGCCATCGATTGTCAGCGAAACACTTGATCAGTGGCCCAAATCCGCAGGCACTGCAAAATATGTTGAAATCGATTCAGATTACGGTCACTTTGCCAGCAGTCTTGACTGGCATAAATGGGCCGGTGCGCTCAAGCAGTTTCTTGACCACTGA
- a CDS encoding aldolase has translation MSDSPTTHDDDFHSESVVRLREDLALALRAASFHGLSEGVCNHFSVELPDGSGRFLLNPRGLLWEEVYADDIVMVDAQGQQLAGRHPVEPTAMYIHAAIHQIAGKACVLHTHMPYATALTLTRARALDTTLSQNAMRFHGRTVADEQYNGLALDTSEGERIARAMQGADIAFLGNHGVVVCSHRIDYAYDDLYMLERACMMQVLAMSTGQDLMTVDPKLAATTGHQIDSERLQSTLFFEALRRKLKS, from the coding sequence ATGTCTGACAGTCCGACCACTCACGATGATGACTTTCACAGCGAAAGCGTGGTTCGCTTGAGAGAAGACTTGGCACTTGCACTCAGAGCAGCTAGCTTTCACGGTTTGTCTGAGGGGGTTTGTAATCACTTTAGCGTGGAGTTACCAGACGGCAGTGGCAGGTTTTTACTGAATCCCCGTGGGTTACTGTGGGAAGAGGTCTATGCCGACGACATTGTCATGGTCGACGCACAGGGCCAACAGTTAGCCGGGCGTCACCCGGTTGAGCCGACAGCCATGTATATCCACGCGGCGATTCATCAGATTGCGGGCAAAGCGTGTGTGCTGCATACCCATATGCCATACGCCACTGCTTTGACGCTGACCCGTGCGCGGGCGCTTGACACCACGCTGTCACAAAACGCCATGCGATTTCATGGCAGAACGGTCGCCGATGAGCAATACAACGGCTTGGCGCTTGATACTAGCGAAGGCGAACGCATTGCACGCGCTATGCAGGGTGCAGACATTGCGTTCTTAGGCAACCATGGCGTGGTCGTGTGTTCGCACCGTATCGACTATGCCTATGACGACTTGTACATGCTTGAACGCGCCTGCATGATGCAAGTGTTAGCGATGTCGACGGGCCAAGATCTTATGACGGTTGATCCCAAGCTAGCTGCCACGACGGGCCATCAAATCGATAGTGAGCGACTACAGTCAACGCTTTTTTTTGAGGCGTTGCGACGGAAACTGAAGTCCTAG
- a CDS encoding P-II family nitrogen regulator yields the protein MEKHKRTLLVVIAEANIERMLVQDIRRLGAAGYTVTDVRGGGHSGVREGTWEADRTIRMEVVCEGGVADKIAEHMLAEYGKHYGLTLYFSEVSVLRPNKF from the coding sequence ATGGAAAAGCACAAACGAACCCTGCTAGTTGTGATTGCAGAGGCCAACATCGAGCGCATGCTGGTGCAAGACATCAGGCGTCTGGGTGCAGCTGGTTACACGGTCACTGATGTGCGTGGCGGTGGGCATAGCGGCGTTCGCGAGGGTACATGGGAAGCCGATCGAACCATACGCATGGAGGTAGTCTGCGAGGGTGGGGTTGCCGACAAAATCGCCGAACATATGCTGGCCGAGTACGGTAAGCATTATGGACTGACCCTATACTTTTCTGAAGTGTCGGTGTTGCGTCCCAATAAGTTCTAG
- a CDS encoding sodium-dependent bicarbonate transport family permease encodes MIDVVIFFFLLGIFARLVGSDLRLPEALYETLSIYLLLAIGLKGGIELSQQPMLSVLPQVLGVALMGFTVPLILYPILRSLRFNAADSASIGAHFGSVSVVTFAVVTAALIRQGIAYEAHAPLWVAVLEAPGLIAGVLLARLGDKDAESTASVRGHWATLLHDVVFGKSVLLLLGGLIIGAVAGTAGTEPIKALFIDPFKGVLALFLLELGLVAGGRLAEVKRYGWQVVAIGVLFPLGLSFVGAGLGLLLGLSTGGVAVMATLAASASYIAAPTAMRIAVPAANAGLSITIALGIVFPFNVVIGIPLYIKLAQALTGG; translated from the coding sequence ATGATTGATGTTGTTATTTTCTTTTTCCTGCTCGGTATATTCGCCCGTCTGGTTGGCTCTGATCTGCGTTTGCCCGAAGCGCTATACGAAACCCTGTCGATTTACCTGTTATTGGCGATCGGTTTAAAAGGGGGGATCGAGCTGTCGCAACAGCCCATGCTGTCGGTACTGCCGCAGGTGCTCGGCGTGGCACTAATGGGTTTCACCGTGCCATTGATCTTGTATCCAATTTTGCGATCACTCAGGTTTAACGCAGCCGACAGTGCCTCAATTGGTGCTCATTTTGGGTCTGTCAGTGTGGTGACGTTCGCGGTGGTGACGGCAGCACTCATACGTCAGGGAATCGCCTACGAGGCGCATGCCCCCCTATGGGTAGCCGTGCTTGAAGCGCCTGGCCTCATTGCGGGCGTGTTACTTGCCAGGCTTGGTGACAAGGATGCTGAGAGTACGGCGTCAGTGCGTGGGCATTGGGCAACATTGCTGCACGACGTCGTGTTTGGCAAGAGCGTACTGCTTCTTCTTGGAGGTCTGATTATCGGTGCGGTAGCTGGCACAGCCGGCACTGAACCGATCAAGGCACTCTTTATTGACCCGTTCAAGGGCGTGCTAGCGCTGTTTTTGCTCGAGCTTGGTTTAGTGGCTGGCGGTCGGCTAGCCGAAGTTAAGCGGTATGGCTGGCAGGTCGTGGCCATTGGCGTGTTATTCCCGTTGGGACTGTCGTTCGTGGGAGCTGGTCTGGGTTTATTGCTTGGTCTGTCCACAGGCGGAGTGGCAGTGATGGCAACCCTGGCAGCAAGCGCGAGCTATATTGCCGCGCCCACGGCGATGCGTATTGCAGTGCCAGCGGCCAACGCAGGGTTGTCGATCACGATTGCGCTAGGTATCGTGTTTCCGTTTAATGTTGTCATCGGGATTCCACTCTATATCAAGCTTGCACAGGCGCTCACAGGGGGCTAG
- a CDS encoding FAD-binding domain-containing protein, protein MEHIVVWFKRDLRIHDHQPLAQAAKRGALTCVYFIEPSLWRSPDAGTQHYQFILESLRDLHTQLAGMGLKLNLLVGEAIQCLERIRQTLPFAALYSHEETGNGLTYARDKAVARWCRENGIQWQEFAQFGVKRGPHDRDHWKSAWESFCGSFQVPVPGTVHSSPLRLIDRPPNPMELGLTDPDPPARQLGGRQLGLQTLQTFLHERSQQYRGGISSPLSAPTACSRVSAYLSYGCLSMREVYQATQNCINSLPPGRSRHKQGLQSFVSRLYWHCHFIQKLEDEPELEFRNLHRGYDGLREGEWSGERFEALREGRTGWPLVDACVAMLGQTGWLNFRMRAMLVSVAAYPLWLHWREVGHWLARQFLDYEPGIHWSQMQMQSGTTGINVPRIYNPIKQAKDHDPRGVFVRHWLPAMRQVPDAWLFEPWRMPDTLQNTCGIKVGSDIATPVCDLDSSTRRAKQKVFDLRATPAVRAAKSAIVKKHGSRKQLESSPTMTRKSKAKPVGRQSKSKPSVESSQLSLDF, encoded by the coding sequence ATGGAACACATCGTTGTCTGGTTCAAACGCGATTTGCGCATACATGACCATCAGCCCTTGGCCCAAGCGGCTAAGCGCGGTGCGTTAACCTGCGTCTATTTCATCGAGCCTAGCCTTTGGCGCTCGCCAGATGCCGGCACTCAGCACTATCAGTTCATTCTGGAGAGCTTGCGCGACCTGCATACACAGCTTGCAGGCATGGGACTGAAACTAAACCTACTTGTTGGAGAGGCGATTCAATGCCTTGAGCGCATCAGACAAACACTGCCATTTGCTGCACTGTACTCCCACGAAGAAACAGGTAATGGCCTAACTTACGCGCGCGACAAGGCGGTTGCCCGGTGGTGTCGCGAGAACGGGATACAGTGGCAGGAATTTGCACAATTTGGCGTCAAAAGAGGACCGCACGACCGGGATCACTGGAAATCAGCCTGGGAGAGCTTTTGTGGGTCTTTTCAGGTGCCCGTACCCGGTACGGTGCACAGCAGCCCATTGCGGTTGATTGACAGGCCACCGAACCCAATGGAGCTCGGGCTGACAGATCCGGATCCGCCTGCGCGTCAGCTCGGCGGACGCCAGCTTGGCTTGCAAACACTGCAAACGTTCTTACACGAGCGCAGCCAGCAATATCGTGGTGGGATTTCGTCTCCCCTATCAGCCCCCACGGCATGCTCGCGAGTATCAGCTTATTTGAGCTACGGCTGCCTGTCCATGCGCGAGGTTTACCAAGCAACACAAAACTGCATTAATTCACTGCCGCCAGGACGCAGCCGTCATAAACAGGGCTTACAGTCCTTTGTCAGTCGACTCTATTGGCACTGTCATTTCATTCAAAAGCTGGAAGACGAGCCTGAACTGGAATTCCGCAATTTGCACCGTGGTTATGATGGTTTGCGAGAGGGCGAGTGGTCTGGCGAGCGTTTCGAGGCGCTAAGAGAAGGACGCACCGGTTGGCCATTGGTAGACGCTTGTGTAGCTATGCTGGGTCAGACCGGCTGGTTGAATTTCCGGATGCGTGCAATGCTGGTCTCAGTAGCAGCCTATCCGCTTTGGCTACATTGGCGTGAGGTCGGGCATTGGCTGGCACGCCAATTTCTGGATTATGAACCAGGCATACACTGGAGCCAGATGCAGATGCAATCGGGAACCACCGGTATTAATGTGCCGAGGATCTACAACCCTATCAAACAAGCTAAAGATCATGACCCTCGGGGTGTCTTCGTGCGGCACTGGCTGCCTGCCATGCGCCAGGTACCTGATGCGTGGCTATTTGAGCCATGGCGTATGCCTGACACCCTCCAAAACACCTGTGGCATAAAAGTCGGAAGCGATATTGCCACCCCCGTTTGTGACCTTGATAGTTCAACGCGCCGCGCCAAGCAAAAGGTGTTTGATTTGAGAGCTACCCCTGCGGTGAGAGCCGCCAAAAGTGCAATCGTCAAAAAACACGGCTCGCGCAAGCAACTAGAATCGAGCCCGACGATGACACGCAAGTCCAAGGCTAAACCCGTTGGCCGTCAGTCCAAATCAAAACCCTCGGTTGAATCATCACAACTGAGCCTGGACTTCTAA
- a CDS encoding DUF2256 domain-containing protein, which yields MRGVKKSNLPQKTCLVCQRPFTWRKKWESVWDEVKYCSERCRRSRGHTPNDPDIKLTRKKS from the coding sequence ATGCGTGGCGTCAAGAAATCAAACCTCCCACAAAAAACCTGCCTGGTGTGTCAACGCCCGTTCACCTGGCGCAAAAAATGGGAAAGTGTCTGGGACGAGGTGAAATACTGTTCAGAGCGTTGCCGTCGCAGCCGCGGTCACACACCCAATGATCCTGACATCAAATTGACTCGCAAAAAATCATGA
- a CDS encoding DASH family cryptochrome — MTIIYWFRRDRRLSDNPALTKAVALASQTSSALLPVTLKDDNPVTPWGFTRFGCHRLAFEAQSLAGLQKALQGLGSDLYQPSISGVSGLIDLAKRMDATLIVCEAIHAPEESDEINLLKDAGLEVISVEQSALLPGESLPFEINQTPIVFSDFRRLVEKAKCRPRTPLDSPSKLPAPPEFTGDLRPYAGAIDLPALDARSAFPYQADGWHADQNAAQAHLTRYFSSNLPQRYKQTRNGLIGTDYSTKFSPWLAVGAISAAQIWQALQTHEATHGSNESTYWIWFELLWRDHFQLMMQRFPTELFARSGLVKHPIQSRSPNTQGFKRWCSGNTGNAFIDAAMRELAATGYLSNRMRQNVASFLIHDLHGDWLAGAAWFEHCLIDFDVRSNQGNWAYIAGVGTDPRGGRRFNPQKQAHDYDRNAAYQQLWSMP, encoded by the coding sequence ATGACCATCATCTACTGGTTTCGTCGTGACCGTCGACTCTCAGACAACCCTGCGCTTACCAAGGCAGTTGCCCTTGCCTCTCAAACAAGCAGTGCACTATTACCAGTGACGCTGAAAGACGACAATCCCGTGACACCTTGGGGTTTCACACGGTTTGGTTGCCATCGCTTGGCATTTGAGGCACAGTCTCTGGCAGGACTGCAAAAGGCCCTACAGGGGCTTGGCAGCGATCTCTATCAACCTTCAATCTCTGGTGTATCAGGACTCATTGATCTTGCCAAACGGATGGACGCTACTCTGATTGTGTGCGAGGCAATCCATGCGCCCGAGGAATCCGATGAGATCAACCTGCTGAAAGATGCAGGCTTGGAGGTGATCAGCGTTGAGCAATCGGCCCTGCTACCAGGCGAAAGCCTACCGTTTGAGATTAACCAGACACCAATTGTCTTTAGCGACTTTCGTCGTCTGGTGGAAAAAGCCAAATGTCGGCCACGCACGCCTCTGGACTCGCCAAGCAAGCTGCCTGCGCCGCCTGAATTCACAGGCGATCTCAGGCCGTACGCTGGCGCAATCGATCTACCAGCACTCGATGCACGCAGCGCTTTTCCATATCAAGCGGACGGCTGGCACGCAGATCAAAACGCGGCGCAGGCCCATCTGACACGATATTTTTCAAGCAATCTGCCACAACGCTACAAGCAAACACGTAATGGTCTGATTGGAACGGATTACTCCACCAAATTCTCCCCATGGCTAGCAGTCGGCGCCATCTCTGCCGCCCAAATATGGCAGGCGTTGCAAACCCATGAGGCAACTCACGGGAGCAATGAAAGCACCTACTGGATCTGGTTTGAACTATTGTGGCGCGATCATTTTCAACTCATGATGCAGCGTTTCCCAACGGAGCTTTTTGCAAGATCAGGCCTGGTGAAGCATCCGATTCAATCCCGGTCTCCCAATACCCAGGGATTTAAACGTTGGTGTTCGGGCAATACTGGTAATGCATTCATTGATGCTGCCATGCGCGAATTAGCAGCAACCGGTTATCTCTCAAATCGCATGCGTCAGAATGTGGCCAGTTTTTTAATCCATGACCTCCATGGTGATTGGCTAGCCGGTGCAGCCTGGTTTGAACACTGCCTGATCGATTTTGATGTACGTAGCAATCAGGGTAATTGGGCCTATATCGCAGGTGTCGGCACCGACCCAAGGGGCGGGCGTCGTTTTAACCCGCAAAAGCAAGCACATGACTACGATCGCAACGCAGCATACCAGCAGCTTTGGAGCATGCCATGA
- a CDS encoding cryptochrome/photolyase family protein codes for MTTLRLILGDQLNSQHSWFTQHDPQVHYILMEVRQETDYVLHHAQKVLGIFAAMRMFAENLKQAGHHVHYLAIDAANNTQDIPKNLDLISRQIGASRIQYQAPDEWRLDKQLQDWGKQADVTVEMVDTEHFLTERHTARAIFKGRKRWLMEQFYRTLRQQYGVLMHDSQPIGDKWNFDADNRKAWKGKPPSPADSRPRHNHSALWQTIVAAGIKTFGNPQADAFSWPLTRDEALTQLTYFVDYVLPNFGDYQDAMHTNEPYLFHSLLSFALNTKMISPKEVVDAAQQAYLSGNAPLAAVEGFIRQILGWREYVRGVYWSQMPGYTEQNELGHNNPLPDWFWTGRTQMQCLSESIGQSLEYAYAHHIQRLMVVGNFALLAGIDPQALHRWYLGIYIDAFEWVEAPNTLGMSQFADGGLLATKPYVSSAAYIGRMSNYCKGCRYDPKKRTGENACPFNALYWNFYERHAPSFEKNPRIGMAYRQLAKMTPDERAAIYEQALFWQDNLNHL; via the coding sequence ATGACCACCTTACGTCTCATCTTGGGCGACCAATTAAACAGTCAGCATAGTTGGTTTACACAACACGACCCGCAAGTGCATTACATCCTGATGGAGGTGCGTCAGGAAACCGACTATGTTTTACATCATGCGCAGAAAGTCTTAGGCATCTTTGCTGCCATGCGCATGTTTGCCGAGAATTTAAAACAGGCCGGGCATCACGTACATTACCTAGCCATCGACGCTGCAAACAATACCCAAGACATCCCCAAAAATCTGGACCTGATTTCCAGACAAATTGGTGCATCCAGAATTCAGTATCAAGCGCCGGACGAATGGCGTCTGGATAAACAACTTCAAGACTGGGGTAAGCAAGCAGACGTTACGGTTGAGATGGTCGACACAGAGCATTTTTTAACTGAACGCCACACTGCCCGCGCAATTTTTAAAGGCCGTAAACGTTGGCTGATGGAACAGTTCTATCGTACGCTACGGCAGCAATACGGGGTTCTGATGCATGACAGCCAACCGATTGGCGATAAGTGGAACTTTGATGCCGATAACCGCAAGGCATGGAAGGGCAAACCACCATCACCGGCAGATAGTCGTCCAAGGCATAACCACTCGGCGCTTTGGCAAACGATTGTCGCTGCCGGCATTAAAACCTTTGGTAACCCACAAGCCGACGCCTTTAGCTGGCCACTGACCCGCGATGAGGCGTTAACCCAACTGACATACTTCGTTGACTACGTTCTGCCAAATTTTGGTGATTATCAGGATGCGATGCACACTAACGAGCCGTACTTGTTTCACAGTCTGCTGTCGTTTGCCCTCAACACTAAAATGATCAGCCCAAAAGAGGTGGTCGATGCGGCTCAGCAAGCCTACCTCAGCGGCAATGCACCTCTAGCTGCCGTTGAGGGTTTTATCCGTCAGATCCTCGGTTGGCGTGAGTATGTTCGAGGCGTTTACTGGTCACAAATGCCTGGCTACACCGAACAGAATGAACTGGGTCACAACAATCCCTTGCCTGATTGGTTCTGGACTGGACGCACACAAATGCAATGCTTGAGCGAGTCGATTGGGCAGTCGCTTGAATATGCCTATGCTCATCACATCCAGCGCCTGATGGTCGTCGGAAACTTTGCGCTACTTGCAGGCATTGACCCGCAAGCATTGCACCGCTGGTATCTTGGAATCTATATCGATGCCTTTGAATGGGTCGAAGCACCCAACACACTAGGCATGAGCCAGTTTGCGGATGGTGGACTGCTCGCTACCAAGCCTTACGTATCAAGTGCTGCTTACATTGGGCGTATGAGTAACTACTGTAAAGGCTGCCGCTACGACCCTAAAAAACGCACCGGCGAGAATGCTTGCCCGTTCAATGCGCTTTACTGGAACTTTTACGAGCGCCATGCGCCGAGTTTTGAAAAGAATCCCCGTATCGGCATGGCCTATCGGCAGCTCGCTAAAATGACCCCGGATGAGCGTGCGGCTATTTACGAGCAAGCCCTATTCTGGCAGGACAATCTAAATCATTTATAA
- a CDS encoding DUF2237 family protein, translating to MQDALNVLGEALQACSYDPLTGYFRDGCCNTDVHDHGTHVVCARMTAEFLAFSAERGNDLITPRPQWRFPGLKPGDRWCLCATRWKEAFDAGVAPQVVLEATHSKVLEFVRLEDLKAHEYVRSN from the coding sequence ATGCAAGACGCACTGAACGTTCTAGGAGAAGCACTACAGGCTTGTTCCTACGACCCGCTAACCGGTTATTTCAGAGATGGTTGCTGCAACACGGATGTACACGATCACGGTACCCATGTGGTGTGTGCACGTATGACTGCTGAGTTTCTAGCATTTTCTGCTGAACGCGGAAACGATCTGATTACGCCTCGCCCACAATGGCGATTTCCTGGTTTGAAACCAGGCGACCGTTGGTGTCTTTGCGCTACCCGCTGGAAGGAAGCTTTTGACGCTGGTGTAGCGCCGCAGGTGGTCCTAGAAGCCACACACAGTAAGGTATTGGAATTTGTAAGGCTCGAGGATCTCAAAGCGCACGAATATGTGCGCTCAAATTAA
- a CDS encoding 4a-hydroxytetrahydrobiopterin dehydratase, whose protein sequence is MTKDAGVLSGQALVEARQVLDDRWQLNTATESSLSMLSCQVTFRDFRRAFAFMTEVAMLAEKADHHPEWSNVYNRVSIALTTHDAGGITAKDIELAKQIDLAMTGYGVAESTR, encoded by the coding sequence ATGACCAAAGATGCAGGAGTTCTAAGCGGACAGGCATTGGTAGAGGCACGGCAAGTTCTTGACGACCGCTGGCAATTGAACACAGCGACCGAATCCAGTTTATCTATGCTCTCGTGTCAAGTCACGTTCAGAGACTTCAGGCGGGCTTTCGCTTTCATGACGGAGGTAGCCATGCTTGCAGAAAAGGCCGATCATCACCCGGAATGGTCCAATGTTTACAATCGCGTCAGTATTGCGCTCACGACCCACGACGCCGGGGGCATTACTGCTAAAGATATTGAGCTTGCCAAGCAAATCGACCTGGCCATGACGGGCTACGGTGTCGCCGAGTCGACTAGATAA
- a CDS encoding MFS transporter has product MSTNQSDASMPVKDWPLPVRLLLNAGHAIDHMYLLVFAAAVAVIAIDFGFTRWEDLMPFGVGAFILFGLGALPAGRLGDLWGRRKMMLVFFFGMSGSMLLAAMAQSAWQLAAALTIMGAFASIYHPVGIPMLVQRSPRPGLAIGINGLAGNLGVAVAALITGFLVKWFDWRAAFIVPALIALGCGLLFMQYCPHEESAPVKGTIKAKVQLPPKLLMRALLVLTMASVSANMLFNFTTNGNGQLMVERFKGVIEDPALLGLLLAVVYGIGALAQVVVGRLLDRVAVKPLFLTIVVLQIPLLLLASVSHGWMLYAALIGCMIFIFGSIPFVDVVIVRYVDDRIRSRVAGFRLAVSLGISALAVWILGPFVKSAGFDSLFMFMALISMCTFAVVLLLPSERTAAAAAADSAVQT; this is encoded by the coding sequence ATGAGCACTAACCAATCCGATGCCTCCATGCCAGTCAAAGACTGGCCACTGCCCGTTCGCTTGTTGCTCAATGCAGGTCATGCTATTGATCACATGTATTTATTGGTGTTCGCAGCTGCTGTGGCTGTCATTGCCATAGATTTCGGATTCACTCGCTGGGAAGACTTGATGCCATTCGGTGTCGGGGCTTTTATCCTGTTTGGATTGGGTGCGCTACCGGCAGGTCGATTGGGGGATCTTTGGGGTCGCCGCAAGATGATGCTGGTATTCTTTTTCGGGATGTCGGGATCAATGCTCTTGGCGGCGATGGCTCAGTCGGCATGGCAACTGGCAGCGGCATTAACCATCATGGGCGCATTTGCATCGATCTATCACCCCGTCGGTATACCGATGTTGGTCCAGCGTTCACCGCGGCCGGGTCTGGCTATTGGCATCAATGGGCTGGCCGGTAACCTTGGGGTAGCAGTCGCGGCCCTCATCACCGGATTTTTAGTTAAGTGGTTTGACTGGCGTGCAGCATTTATCGTGCCGGCGTTGATTGCGTTAGGCTGTGGACTTCTCTTTATGCAGTATTGTCCGCATGAGGAGTCCGCGCCAGTCAAAGGCACAATCAAGGCCAAGGTGCAATTGCCACCCAAGTTGTTAATGCGTGCACTTTTGGTTTTGACGATGGCGTCCGTTTCGGCCAACATGTTATTCAACTTCACCACCAATGGCAATGGTCAGTTGATGGTCGAGCGCTTTAAAGGTGTGATAGAAGATCCCGCTTTGCTTGGATTGCTACTGGCGGTTGTCTATGGCATCGGCGCCTTGGCCCAGGTGGTGGTGGGCCGACTATTGGATCGTGTGGCCGTAAAACCACTTTTTTTAACCATAGTGGTTCTGCAAATCCCGCTTCTACTATTGGCGTCGGTATCGCACGGTTGGATGCTTTACGCTGCGCTGATCGGTTGCATGATCTTTATATTTGGATCGATCCCATTTGTCGATGTGGTTATTGTTCGATATGTAGATGATCGGATCCGTTCACGAGTGGCTGGATTCCGATTGGCAGTGTCTTTAGGTATCAGTGCTTTGGCCGTCTGGATTCTGGGTCCATTTGTGAAGTCAGCGGGGTTTGATTCCTTGTTTATGTTTATGGCGCTGATCTCAATGTGTACGTTTGCGGTAGTGTTGCTATTGCCAAGCGAGCGCACCGCGGCGGCAGCGGCCGCTGATTCTGCAGTTCAGACCTAG